In the genome of Shewanella glacialimarina, one region contains:
- a CDS encoding pentapeptide repeat-containing protein, with protein sequence MKELTLVRNPEFQPFIQLEEVQLDEAQPDETQLDETQLDETQLDETQLDETQLDETQLDEAQLEEAKLDEAKLEEAQLGKSQLDKAQLEEAQREEAQLEETQLEEAKLEEAKLDEAKLDEAKLEEAQLGKSQLDKAQLEEAQREEAQLEETQLEETQLEETQLEETQLEEAKLEEAKLDEAQLDEAQLDEAQLDEAQLEEAKLDEAQLEEAKLEEAKLEEAKLDEAQLDEAQLEEAKQAEVEQAEVKQAEVEQAEVKQAEVEQAEVEQSEVKPAEVEQTEVKTAEVKQAEVKQAEVKPAEVKQAEVEQAEVEQAEVKQAEVEQAEVKQAEVKQAEVKQAEVKQAEVKQAEVKQAEVEQSEVKPAEVKPAEVKPTEVKPAEVKPAEVKPAEVKPAEVKPAEVEQAEVEQAEVEQAEEKQAEEKQAEEKQAEVEQAEENKMKLD encoded by the coding sequence ATTAAAGAATTAACCCTAGTACGTAACCCCGAGTTTCAACCTTTCATTCAACTAGAAGAGGTTCAACTAGATGAAGCTCAACCAGATGAAACTCAACTAGATGAAACTCAACTAGATGAAACTCAACTAGATGAAACTCAACTAGATGAAACTCAACTAGATGAAACTCAACTAGATGAAGCTCAACTAGAAGAAGCCAAACTAGATGAAGCCAAACTAGAAGAAGCTCAACTCGGTAAATCGCAACTCGATAAAGCTCAACTCGAAGAAGCTCAACGAGAAGAAGCTCAACTAGAAGAAACTCAACTAGAAGAAGCCAAACTAGAAGAAGCCAAACTAGATGAAGCCAAACTAGATGAAGCCAAACTAGAAGAAGCTCAACTCGGTAAATCGCAACTCGATAAAGCTCAACTCGAAGAAGCTCAACGAGAAGAAGCTCAACTAGAAGAAACTCAACTAGAAGAAACTCAACTAGAAGAAACTCAACTAGAAGAAACTCAACTAGAAGAAGCCAAACTAGAAGAAGCCAAACTAGATGAAGCTCAACTAGATGAAGCTCAACTAGATGAAGCTCAACTAGATGAAGCTCAACTAGAAGAAGCCAAACTAGATGAAGCTCAACTAGAAGAAGCCAAACTAGAAGAAGCCAAACTAGAAGAAGCCAAACTAGATGAAGCTCAACTAGATGAAGCTCAACTAGAAGAAGCCAAACAAGCTGAAGTTGAACAAGCTGAAGTGAAACAAGCTGAAGTGGAACAAGCTGAAGTGAAACAAGCTGAAGTGGAACAAGCTGAAGTTGAACAAAGTGAAGTAAAACCAGCTGAAGTTGAACAAACTGAAGTAAAAACAGCTGAAGTGAAACAAGCTGAAGTAAAACAAGCTGAAGTAAAACCAGCTGAAGTAAAACAAGCTGAAGTGGAACAAGCTGAAGTGGAACAAGCTGAAGTGAAACAAGCTGAAGTGGAACAAGCTGAAGTGAAACAAGCTGAAGTGAAACAAGCTGAAGTGAAACAAGCTGAAGTGAAACAAGCTGAAGTGAAACAAGCTGAAGTGAAACAAGCTGAAGTTGAACAAAGTGAAGTAAAACCAGCTGAAGTAAAACCAGCTGAAGTAAAACCAACTGAAGTAAAACCAGCTGAAGTAAAACCAGCTGAAGTAAAACCAGCTGAAGTAAAACCAGCTGAAGTGAAACCAGCTGAAGTTGAACAAGCTGAAGTTGAACAAGCTGAAGTTGAACAAGCTGAAGAAAAACAAGCTGAAGAAAAACAAGCTGAAGAAAAACAAGCTGAAGTTGAACAAGCTGAAGAAAACAAAATGAAGCTCGACTAG
- the alr gene encoding alanine racemase, whose translation MKPFPRAEISRHALKHNLARLREIAPHSQIMAVVKANGYGHGLLNVAQCVSNYDGGADGFGLARLEEALELRNGGVQGRLLLLEGFFRASDLPLIVENDIETAVHHESQLLMLEQTSLSKPVKVWLKIDSGMHRLGFSLEQFSSIYQRLIACDSVAKPINLMTHFACADEPDNPLTLKQMKAFEDLIAGLDGERTLANSAATIFWPQSQADWVRPGIALYGVSPVMGDKGINHQLIPAMELVSNLIAVREHKAGDCVGYGATWQAKEDTLLGVVAIGYGDGYPRNAPEGTPVLVNGRRVPIVGRVSMDMLTVDLGLHATDCVGDSVQLWGKELAVEEVAEHIGTIAYELVTKLTPRVVVELLP comes from the coding sequence TTGAAACCTTTTCCCCGCGCTGAAATTAGTCGTCACGCATTGAAACATAATCTTGCCAGATTACGTGAGATAGCTCCCCACAGCCAAATTATGGCGGTAGTTAAAGCCAATGGTTATGGTCATGGGTTATTAAATGTCGCCCAATGTGTCAGCAATTATGACGGTGGAGCCGATGGGTTTGGATTAGCAAGATTAGAAGAGGCACTTGAGCTGCGTAATGGCGGAGTACAAGGGCGCTTATTATTACTTGAGGGCTTTTTTAGGGCTTCAGATTTGCCATTAATTGTTGAAAATGATATTGAAACCGCCGTTCATCATGAATCACAGCTGCTGATGTTAGAACAAACGAGTTTGTCCAAACCGGTTAAAGTGTGGCTTAAAATTGATTCTGGCATGCATAGGTTAGGATTCAGTCTGGAGCAATTTTCTTCTATTTATCAGCGCTTAATCGCTTGCGATTCGGTGGCTAAACCGATTAACTTAATGACCCACTTTGCCTGTGCCGATGAGCCTGATAACCCACTGACATTAAAGCAAATGAAAGCATTTGAAGACCTGATTGCTGGGCTTGATGGTGAACGAACGTTAGCGAACTCTGCCGCCACTATTTTTTGGCCACAAAGCCAAGCTGATTGGGTGCGCCCCGGTATCGCATTGTATGGTGTATCACCAGTAATGGGTGATAAAGGCATTAATCATCAATTAATCCCTGCTATGGAATTAGTGTCTAATTTAATTGCAGTACGAGAACATAAAGCCGGTGACTGTGTGGGTTACGGCGCAACTTGGCAAGCAAAAGAAGATACTTTACTCGGTGTTGTCGCCATAGGGTATGGAGATGGCTATCCCCGTAATGCACCTGAAGGAACGCCGGTGTTGGTTAATGGACGCAGAGTGCCGATAGTGGGCCGAGTCTCAATGGACATGCTGACAGTCGATTTAGGCTTACATGCAACTGACTGTGTCGGCGATAGCGTACAATTATGGGGAAAAGAGCTTGCGGTAGAAGAGGTTGCGGAACACATAGGTACAATAGCTTATGAACTTGTGACCAAATTGACTCCCAGAGTCGTGGTCGAATTGTTGCCATAA
- a CDS encoding chemotaxis protein CheX produces the protein MNVEFINPFLVSLVNVISTMATMDLKPGKPQLKNHDLAKGDVSGLIGMVGPKTKGSLSITFEEPLILEIMNKMLGEKPSGINADITDLVGEITNMVTGGAKNLLSSKGYDFDMATPAVVSGKNHTISHQAKGKKIMMPFSHEYGMAFIEICFEEE, from the coding sequence ATGAACGTTGAATTTATTAACCCTTTTCTTGTGTCGTTAGTAAATGTGATATCGACAATGGCTACGATGGATCTTAAGCCAGGCAAACCACAATTGAAGAATCATGATCTTGCTAAAGGAGATGTCTCAGGCTTAATTGGTATGGTGGGGCCTAAAACTAAAGGGTCTCTGTCGATTACTTTCGAAGAGCCACTTATTCTAGAGATTATGAATAAGATGTTAGGTGAAAAGCCGAGCGGCATTAACGCAGATATTACAGATTTAGTGGGTGAAATTACCAATATGGTTACTGGCGGAGCTAAAAATTTACTCAGCAGTAAAGGTTATGATTTTGATATGGCGACCCCTGCGGTAGTATCAGGAAAGAATCACACTATTTCACATCAAGCCAAAGGCAAAAAAATTATGATGCCATTCTCTCATGAATACGGTATGGCTTTTATTGAAATATGCTTTGAAGAAGAATAA
- a CDS encoding ATP-dependent nuclease — translation MYIRNVLIENYRAFKKFEITLSRLSLIIGENEAGKTNLFDALSLPLNSSDINFNKKRLSVSDINREAVADFYQAVLDKKSDDDIKKLIPKVRVEIEFTDPKNPFEEHIIANWISAEGKDDSYKIRYDFRPRNEDDFIEAVHEALKDTKSIDETHWFNLPTEYYEYEIIQSNNGKKLGFSDLKYISVNSIDAERDDFSENSTQKSNGILTKMLVSSLTAKDKAKINSSYTTFFDAIESTETFGKIVQPEPEFKNFFDRLDKLECIPNLPNLKSILSNITLKSGESYLYQRGLGYRNLVYIFLLFEYFKLDKKVFNLCCIEEPEAHLSVNNLRFATDFIYKSTKKDDSGLQTIVSSHNPQVINKLKLSNVIVLSGAKAIHLSDTKSKLTNYLRKRPNFDVLKLLFSGRTILVEGTTEEMLINSILNSDDQNVYQVEVISIGQKGFKTFMDIWLQVNKSNEDKKLGVIRDRDDLIKDAKAKIDHEKYDTDNANIIVRTTEEYTLENDLVDAGDNLKSLRSIFGREGDDVEQMANYLISNKAESMLKICDAIFEKDKEKNIILPAHIQEVVDFITHD, via the coding sequence ATGTATATTCGAAACGTGCTGATAGAAAATTACCGAGCCTTCAAAAAATTCGAAATTACGCTTTCACGCCTCAGCCTCATCATCGGTGAAAACGAGGCGGGAAAGACTAATCTATTTGATGCACTATCCCTGCCGCTGAATAGCAGTGACATTAACTTCAATAAGAAACGACTTTCGGTATCGGATATTAACCGTGAGGCGGTCGCTGACTTTTACCAAGCAGTTCTTGATAAAAAATCAGACGATGATATTAAAAAGTTAATACCTAAGGTTCGTGTAGAAATTGAATTCACTGACCCAAAGAATCCTTTTGAAGAGCATATAATAGCTAATTGGATTTCCGCTGAAGGAAAAGATGACAGCTACAAAATAAGATATGATTTCAGACCAAGAAATGAAGATGATTTTATAGAAGCCGTTCATGAGGCTCTGAAAGATACAAAAAGTATTGATGAAACGCATTGGTTTAATCTGCCAACCGAGTATTACGAATACGAGATAATTCAATCAAACAATGGAAAAAAACTAGGATTCTCAGATCTAAAGTATATATCGGTAAATTCCATTGATGCGGAGCGTGACGACTTTTCTGAAAATAGCACTCAGAAATCAAACGGAATTTTGACAAAGATGCTCGTGAGCTCATTGACTGCAAAAGACAAAGCTAAGATAAATAGCTCGTATACTACATTCTTTGATGCGATTGAAAGTACGGAAACATTTGGAAAAATCGTTCAGCCAGAGCCAGAGTTTAAAAACTTCTTTGATCGTTTGGATAAGCTTGAGTGTATTCCTAATCTACCTAATTTGAAGAGCATTCTATCCAATATCACGCTGAAGTCTGGAGAAAGTTATCTTTACCAACGTGGACTAGGCTATCGAAACCTTGTTTATATTTTTCTACTATTTGAATACTTTAAGTTGGACAAAAAAGTATTTAATCTTTGCTGCATAGAAGAGCCCGAAGCACACCTTAGCGTGAATAATTTACGATTTGCTACAGATTTCATCTATAAAAGCACAAAAAAAGATGACTCTGGCCTACAGACTATTGTCAGTTCTCACAACCCCCAAGTGATTAATAAATTGAAACTTTCAAATGTGATAGTTTTGTCGGGTGCTAAAGCTATCCATCTAAGTGATACGAAAAGTAAGCTAACAAACTACCTTCGAAAGCGGCCGAACTTCGATGTTTTAAAACTGCTTTTCAGTGGCCGGACTATATTGGTAGAGGGAACCACTGAAGAAATGCTTATTAATTCAATCCTTAATAGCGATGACCAAAACGTATATCAAGTAGAAGTTATTTCGATTGGACAGAAAGGCTTTAAAACATTTATGGATATATGGCTACAAGTCAATAAAAGCAATGAAGATAAGAAGCTTGGAGTGATCCGAGATCGTGATGACCTTATAAAGGATGCTAAGGCAAAAATCGATCATGAAAAGTACGATACTGACAACGCTAATATAATAGTTAGGACGACCGAAGAATACACGCTTGAAAATGACCTTGTAGATGCCGGTGACAACTTAAAAAGTCTAAGATCTATATTTGGTCGAGAAGGTGATGATGTAGAACAGATGGCCAACTATTTGATTAGTAATAAAGCCGAGTCAATGTTGAAAATATGCGATGCAATCTTTGAGAAAGACAAAGAAAAAAACATTATTCTCCCAGCTCATATTCAAGAAGTCGTGGATTTTATAACTCATGATTGA
- the dnaB gene encoding replicative DNA helicase: MSQQSTAFRARNRQKDAEVNALKLPPHSIEAEQSVLGGLMLDAEAWDRVAEAVVAEDFYSRSHRMIFNAMQRLMERAQPIDLITVSEQLEIEDQLDDAGGFSYLGEIAKNTPSAGNILSYAQIVRERAVVRDMISVAHEIADAGYNPEGRNSSDLLDLAESKVFKIAESRANSSEGPEGIKSILEKTVDKIEQLYNNPHNGVTGVSSGFADLDKMTAGFQSGDLVIVAARPSMGKTTFAMNLCEQAAMNEDKPVLIFSLEMPSEQIMMRMLASLGRVDQTKIRTGQLDDEDWARVSSTMGIMLEQGKMYIDDSSGLTPTDVRSRARRIAREYGGLSMIMIDYLQLMQVPALKDNRTLEISEISRSLKALAKELEIPVVALSQLNRSLEQRADKRPINSDLRESGAIEQDADLIMFIYRDEVYNDDTEDRGTAEIIIGKQRNGPIGRVRLTFQGHFSRFDNYSGPQFEED; the protein is encoded by the coding sequence ATGTCGCAACAATCAACCGCATTTAGAGCAAGAAACAGGCAGAAAGACGCCGAAGTTAATGCCTTAAAGTTACCCCCTCATTCAATAGAGGCTGAGCAGTCTGTGTTGGGCGGACTTATGCTTGATGCCGAAGCATGGGATCGCGTAGCCGAAGCGGTTGTAGCAGAAGACTTTTATTCTCGATCGCATCGAATGATTTTCAATGCAATGCAACGTTTAATGGAGCGAGCTCAACCTATAGATCTAATCACTGTATCTGAACAGTTAGAAATAGAAGATCAACTCGATGATGCTGGTGGTTTTTCTTATTTAGGTGAAATTGCTAAAAACACCCCTAGTGCTGGCAACATCTTATCCTATGCGCAGATTGTACGTGAGCGCGCAGTGGTGAGAGACATGATTAGTGTTGCCCACGAAATAGCCGACGCTGGCTATAATCCTGAAGGAAGAAATTCAAGTGATTTATTAGACTTGGCTGAAAGCAAAGTATTTAAGATTGCTGAGTCTCGGGCTAATTCAAGTGAAGGCCCTGAAGGAATAAAATCCATTCTTGAAAAAACCGTCGATAAAATTGAGCAGCTTTATAATAATCCCCATAACGGTGTAACCGGTGTTTCCAGTGGTTTTGCTGATCTTGACAAAATGACCGCAGGTTTTCAGTCTGGAGACCTGGTCATTGTTGCAGCGCGTCCATCTATGGGTAAAACCACGTTTGCGATGAATTTGTGTGAGCAAGCCGCTATGAACGAAGATAAGCCAGTGCTTATTTTTAGTCTAGAGATGCCCTCAGAACAAATTATGATGCGTATGTTGGCCTCATTAGGCCGCGTTGACCAAACCAAAATTCGTACCGGTCAGTTAGATGATGAAGATTGGGCTCGTGTGTCATCAACCATGGGTATTATGCTTGAGCAAGGCAAAATGTATATTGATGATAGCTCTGGCTTAACCCCAACAGATGTGCGCAGTCGTGCAAGACGTATTGCACGTGAGTACGGTGGTTTATCGATGATCATGATCGATTACTTGCAGCTAATGCAGGTGCCAGCGCTAAAAGATAATCGTACCTTAGAGATTTCTGAAATCTCTCGTTCATTAAAAGCCTTAGCTAAAGAGCTTGAAATTCCAGTGGTTGCCTTGTCTCAGCTCAACCGTTCTTTGGAGCAACGTGCCGATAAACGCCCTATTAACTCTGACTTACGTGAATCAGGGGCAATTGAGCAGGATGCTGATCTTATTATGTTTATCTATCGTGATGAAGTTTATAATGACGATACAGAAGACAGGGGCACAGCCGAAATTATTATTGGTAAGCAACGTAACGGTCCAATTGGGCGTGTTAGGTTAACTTTCCAAGGGCATTTCTCACGATTTGATAATTATTCAGGGCCGCAATTCGAAGAAGATTAA